One Roseimaritima multifibrata DNA window includes the following coding sequences:
- a CDS encoding DUF1559 domain-containing protein — protein MKRSYSLRAGFTLVELLVVIAIIGVLVGLLLPAVQAAREAARRMQCSNNLKQLGLASHNYHDTFLTFPAYRQKAGSPSAADFQGYGPLISFLPFIEQQALYDQIKTVSRDFYLPISPTVDNLVATTPMAAFSCPSDMPFPSATVRGNCNYAVSAGSNIGWTIAESRRNGVFGMDAPTRMAMIVDGTSNTILFSEHLTGDGDDGTYRQKTDLVRAQPWSANESTQQGPITDAQVEAYGQACDAGRNNHTSYYGYRWGRPVYIYTVFNTVAPPNWKYPSCMTCSTCGAGDSKGVFPARSRHPGGVNVVLADASVRMMTETVDLQLYHGLGSRNGGEVVTLP, from the coding sequence ATGAAACGCTCATATTCGCTGCGCGCTGGTTTCACTCTAGTTGAGTTACTCGTTGTCATAGCCATTATTGGTGTGTTAGTGGGCTTGCTTTTGCCCGCCGTTCAGGCAGCTCGCGAAGCGGCACGACGGATGCAATGCTCCAACAACTTGAAGCAGTTGGGGTTGGCATCACATAACTATCACGACACGTTTCTGACGTTTCCCGCGTATCGACAGAAAGCGGGTAGTCCTTCGGCAGCAGACTTTCAAGGTTACGGGCCGCTGATCTCGTTCCTCCCCTTCATCGAACAGCAGGCGCTTTATGATCAAATCAAAACCGTGTCTCGCGATTTCTACCTGCCGATTAGTCCGACGGTAGACAATCTGGTTGCGACGACGCCGATGGCAGCTTTTTCCTGTCCCTCGGACATGCCGTTTCCAAGTGCAACAGTGCGAGGCAATTGCAACTATGCGGTCTCTGCGGGGTCCAACATCGGCTGGACGATTGCCGAGTCACGACGTAATGGCGTGTTCGGAATGGATGCTCCCACACGGATGGCGATGATCGTCGATGGGACGTCCAATACGATTCTGTTTAGCGAGCATCTGACGGGTGATGGTGACGACGGTACTTATCGCCAAAAGACAGACCTCGTTCGCGCCCAGCCTTGGTCAGCCAACGAATCCACTCAACAGGGGCCGATTACGGATGCCCAGGTTGAAGCGTATGGACAAGCCTGCGATGCGGGACGCAACAATCACACCAGCTATTATGGTTATCGCTGGGGACGTCCTGTCTATATCTATACTGTTTTCAACACCGTTGCACCGCCTAACTGGAAATACCCCAGTTGCATGACCTGTTCGACCTGTGGTGCAGGCGATAGTAAGGGAGTTTTCCCTGCTAGAAGCCGCCATCCCGGTGGAGTGAATGTCGTGCTGGCGGACGCTTCGGTGCGAATGATGACGGAGACCGTCGATCTACAGCTTTATCATGGTTTAGGTTCCCGCAATGGCGGAGAAGTCGTGACGCTACCGTAG
- a CDS encoding alpha/beta hydrolase, translating into MNLSRTPFSLAILVSAIIASASLAADPDPWKVYPGGLPSSANALRYNIDANVAVSRQHADPVGLEDWEKSKESLAVKLDEAIGLSPRPAKTPLNAKVTGRSERDGYTIENVVFESFPGFYVTANLYVPTGLEGPLPAIVVTAGHSMDDGKNYDLYRTAQIGLVRQGYVVLAYDPIGQGERKLRGYSHQVSYPALLVGHTNLRYMLWDSIRSLDYLETRPEVDPKRIGIAGNSGGGLNTMYAMPIDSRFACGASFCCLCSYEAWIKDGGNHCICNHLPGIAQNMEQFQFVGLAAPRPFLAGNGQKDPIFPIAGTRDTIRRAEQIYALYDSADHVTLRDVPAGHGWSKPLREAGYGWFNRFLQGRGDGSPVAEPEIVLEDKKSKDLIVFKDGKFPADARSYADLVREEANRLVSAYPSVPSDAAGYTAWAANLREQLWETLGGKPQAFKSPAEEHGSFDWEGHTVKRLTIRTERELEVPALLIQPENAKKPLPLVIVLDSEGKQAAMKSETVRRLLEQPIAILALDVRGTGEGVVNANQCASDAIVLGRPLLAQQAWDVIVAARTLSDQEGLGEVAVYGRGSSGLTALLAAALSDQIDAVVTERTLGSLVDAIADPLPQPLWVYAPNLLKVADVSQLAALCAPRPLLCVSPVDGEKKDLSESRIELLAAPVQAGYNAINATSAAQLATGTEAEQAAGDFLIKTLTE; encoded by the coding sequence ATGAACTTGTCTCGCACTCCGTTTTCGTTGGCGATTTTGGTCTCCGCAATCATTGCCAGCGCGTCGCTGGCTGCCGATCCCGATCCGTGGAAGGTCTACCCCGGTGGGTTGCCCAGCAGTGCGAATGCATTGCGTTACAACATCGATGCCAACGTAGCGGTCAGTCGCCAGCACGCGGATCCCGTGGGGCTAGAGGACTGGGAGAAGTCAAAAGAATCACTCGCCGTCAAATTGGACGAAGCGATTGGTTTGTCGCCGCGCCCTGCCAAAACGCCACTCAACGCCAAAGTGACAGGGCGATCCGAGCGAGACGGCTATACGATCGAGAATGTCGTCTTCGAGAGCTTTCCTGGCTTTTACGTGACGGCGAATTTGTATGTCCCAACTGGCTTGGAAGGCCCGTTGCCTGCAATCGTGGTGACCGCTGGTCACTCGATGGACGACGGCAAAAACTATGATCTCTACCGTACCGCTCAGATCGGATTGGTTCGCCAAGGCTACGTCGTGCTGGCTTATGATCCGATCGGACAGGGTGAACGAAAGTTGCGTGGATACTCCCACCAGGTCAGCTACCCTGCGTTGCTTGTCGGCCATACCAATCTGCGTTACATGCTATGGGATAGCATTCGATCACTCGACTATCTGGAGACGCGTCCGGAAGTGGATCCCAAGCGGATCGGCATCGCAGGCAATTCAGGTGGCGGATTAAATACGATGTATGCGATGCCGATCGATAGTCGATTTGCATGTGGTGCGTCGTTCTGTTGTCTTTGCTCTTATGAAGCTTGGATCAAGGATGGCGGCAATCATTGTATTTGCAACCATCTGCCCGGTATTGCTCAGAACATGGAGCAGTTCCAGTTCGTGGGGCTTGCGGCACCACGTCCGTTTCTTGCTGGCAACGGTCAGAAGGATCCCATTTTCCCAATTGCCGGAACGCGCGATACGATTCGCCGCGCCGAACAGATCTATGCTCTTTATGATTCGGCCGATCACGTGACGCTGCGTGATGTTCCAGCCGGTCATGGTTGGTCGAAGCCATTGCGTGAAGCTGGTTACGGATGGTTCAACCGTTTTCTTCAGGGACGCGGCGATGGTTCGCCCGTTGCCGAACCTGAAATTGTGCTAGAAGACAAGAAGTCGAAAGACCTGATAGTATTCAAAGACGGCAAATTTCCTGCCGATGCCAGAAGCTATGCCGACTTGGTTCGCGAGGAAGCAAACCGATTGGTATCGGCCTATCCGAGCGTGCCAAGCGACGCCGCCGGTTACACTGCCTGGGCAGCAAACCTACGTGAACAGCTTTGGGAAACGCTGGGCGGCAAACCGCAGGCGTTCAAGTCGCCTGCGGAAGAGCACGGATCGTTTGACTGGGAAGGTCACACGGTTAAGCGACTTACCATTCGGACCGAACGCGAGCTGGAAGTACCTGCTCTGTTGATCCAACCCGAGAACGCTAAAAAGCCTCTGCCTTTGGTGATCGTTTTGGACTCGGAAGGAAAGCAGGCGGCGATGAAATCGGAAACGGTTCGCCGATTGCTCGAACAACCAATCGCCATACTGGCTCTCGATGTTCGAGGGACCGGAGAAGGCGTGGTCAATGCCAATCAATGTGCTAGTGACGCGATCGTGCTTGGTCGTCCTTTATTGGCTCAACAGGCTTGGGATGTGATCGTCGCGGCACGCACTCTTTCGGACCAAGAAGGTCTTGGGGAAGTTGCCGTGTATGGACGTGGCAGTAGCGGGTTGACTGCACTGCTTGCGGCAGCCCTCTCTGACCAGATTGACGCAGTGGTTACCGAGCGGACGCTGGGCAGCCTTGTCGATGCGATCGCCGACCCTTTGCCGCAGCCGTTGTGGGTCTACGCTCCGAACCTTCTCAAAGTAGCCGATGTTTCGCAGCTAGCTGCACTGTGTGCACCTCGCCCTCTACTGTGCGTCAGCCCAGTGGATGGCGAAAAGAAGGACCTCTCGGAATCTCGCATTGAATTGTTGGCCGCTCCGGTCCAAGCCGGATATAACGCCATAAACGCGACGTCGGCTGCTCAGCTCGCGACAGGCACAGAGGCTGAGCAAGCTGCAGGCGATTTTCTGATCAAGACGCTCACCGAGTAG
- a CDS encoding PVC-type heme-binding CxxCH protein, producing the protein MKILFSTLLLWLLCPISLVSADTVLRAGASSVDISPRTFPAIRNGGFLQASGTSSADPLHARSLVLSEGNETIAITIVDSCMFPTDICDAIKAKVTKQIGLPANRILISATHTHSAPSVMAYCLGTSRDEAYAEYVVPRVAEAIVSAHQKLQPAKIGWTTIDAGEQTNCRRWITRSDRTGTDPFGQQTVRAMMHPGYLNPDYVHPAGPIDPQLSLLSVVSAADDAPLCLLANYSMHYFGHGSGFSADYFGEVAGLLESGIAATSDLPPNHFVGIMSQGTSGDLHWMDYGMPKRRIDRTDYAKSIAKPALEAWKQIQHRSDLTIAMAESRMPLRRRVPDAQRIAWAKPINDKRGDALPKNREEVYAQQAEWIHANQETEVVLQAVRIGDLGITALPNEVYGITGLKLKQQSPLETTFNMELANGAEGYIPPPEQHRLGGYTTWPARTAGLEVEAEPKIVERVLTLLESVSGKERRVLVDPSNPYSEKVTKAQPTAYWRLGDMVADQAADATGNHPAQFNGGVALYLQGPDLHASAATEAGESSNRCVYFAGGSMQAEVADLPDDYSLSMWFWNGLPAGSENPSATLFSRGEGEDQQALTIASTDDGLPTLAFRNGAAEQDGSEMHVGSTPLGTKAWHHVTLVRHADSVKIYLNGSAQPELQTSLHSAPAASDEFFFGNFDGKLDEIALFARPLSGEETAEFYRASNMKAPKIPSKSIVQGEKPSDSAALKRYAEEIQKSKPVAFWRLHDNNRNAAKDEQAAHDGTYEPKSGPRKPAALQPNFSGGRMLASVPKLNDQYSVEFWLNNQQPNNNRPVTGYLFTRGIEGANGAPGDCLGIGGTHSGSGRLFLYNGNERGELVSGKTVLTTDSWNHVVLVRDANQVKVFLNGDLEIDGPLIKTYPEGCSQMQIGGRNDNYANFQGMIDEVAVYDRTLSADEVRTHFATAGAKPIARKKSETPSELEPTTAAASLKKIHVREGFEVQLVASEPLVKDPVAIDWGLDGKLWVVEMADYPLGMDGAGKPGGRIRVLEDQDQDGRYDSSTLFADGLSFPNGILVWGNGVLVTAAPEILYLEDSTGDGKADIRRSVYSGFLEGNQQLRVNGLRWGLDNWIHCASGSHHSGYGKGNQITSVLTGQAHQIGSRDFRIQPDTGDIDPQSGPSQYGRNRDDWGNWFGVQNSLPLWHYVLADQDIRRNAHFAPPDPKRQVVTPSNPPVYPAAQLQKRFHNFDQSGRFTSACSAIIYRDNVLFPRADNQQHAFTCEPFHNLVQHNIITDDGVSFNFHRDPAEADFDFFASQDRWCRPVMARTGPDGALWIVDMYRYMIEHPQWLPQNGKDELLPYYRLGENRGRIYRIVPTGKLLDAAPIANSTAGLLAALASSNGWQRDAAQQNLVRRKEPAAVPQIESIATAGETPQQRLQALCTLDGMQTLSIDVLQSALQDPHAGVRRQAVRLAAEHPVDVKRLEPLAKDPNAKVRLQLAATLGAYDDLMAAELLARLAVDSADEDYVLANVMSSLNQRNIAQVLTATIALSSDATASEHQRRLQQQLFGQVAALGDAAAIGQVVATICDNAGGPLKPWQLSGLADLLDGLAKRKFSLNQLAAEHQQLVDKSIAQAGASVSAASDQLTPLTAASLRLLLRQENVYTEDMQRLAKLLVPQSAVELQLAVIDRLALQDDQPIADVMLAGWQSYGPSLRAKVLDVLASRTQWSKVLLTSVVAKQISAGEISPSMRERLLATKDTALRSGWTKAFTTSASPDRKQTIERYQGALELTGDVERGRKVFATSCAACHKFGGVGHVVGPDLASITDKRPPTLLANIMDPSAEVEARYLTYIVVTVDGRVHNGLLATETGSSITLLSNEGKSETILRTEIEELQASGKSLMPEGLEKDLSPQAVADLIALLTEKSESDD; encoded by the coding sequence ATGAAAATTCTGTTTTCCACGTTGTTGTTATGGCTTCTGTGCCCGATCAGCTTGGTATCTGCGGACACCGTACTGCGTGCCGGAGCGTCATCCGTTGACATTTCGCCGCGCACTTTTCCCGCCATCCGCAATGGAGGTTTCCTGCAGGCCAGCGGGACGTCGAGCGCCGATCCGTTGCACGCTCGCAGTTTGGTGCTTTCCGAGGGGAATGAAACGATTGCGATCACCATCGTCGATTCGTGTATGTTTCCCACCGATATCTGCGATGCGATCAAGGCGAAAGTAACAAAACAGATAGGGCTGCCCGCCAATCGTATCCTAATCAGTGCCACTCACACGCATTCTGCTCCCTCGGTAATGGCGTATTGCCTAGGGACCAGTCGCGACGAAGCCTACGCGGAATACGTTGTGCCACGCGTCGCGGAAGCGATCGTTTCGGCGCACCAAAAATTGCAACCAGCAAAGATCGGATGGACGACGATTGACGCTGGTGAACAAACCAATTGCCGTCGCTGGATCACCCGCAGCGACCGCACAGGAACGGATCCCTTCGGCCAACAAACGGTCCGGGCAATGATGCATCCCGGTTACCTCAATCCTGACTACGTCCATCCCGCCGGTCCGATTGACCCGCAATTGTCATTGCTAAGCGTGGTATCTGCCGCGGACGATGCTCCGCTGTGCTTATTGGCAAATTACTCGATGCATTATTTCGGTCATGGTTCCGGCTTTTCCGCTGACTACTTCGGCGAAGTCGCCGGATTGCTGGAATCGGGGATCGCTGCAACAAGCGACTTGCCCCCTAACCACTTTGTCGGAATCATGTCGCAAGGCACCAGTGGCGATTTGCACTGGATGGATTATGGGATGCCGAAACGCCGCATCGACCGCACCGATTACGCGAAATCGATTGCCAAGCCCGCTTTAGAAGCTTGGAAACAGATCCAACATCGCTCGGACCTAACGATCGCCATGGCCGAATCTCGGATGCCCCTGCGAAGACGAGTCCCCGACGCTCAGCGGATCGCCTGGGCCAAACCGATCAATGACAAACGCGGCGATGCGCTCCCGAAAAACCGCGAAGAAGTGTACGCCCAGCAGGCAGAATGGATTCATGCCAATCAGGAAACCGAAGTGGTCTTGCAAGCCGTCCGCATCGGCGACCTGGGGATCACTGCACTGCCTAACGAGGTATACGGAATCACCGGCCTGAAACTTAAACAGCAAAGCCCATTAGAAACCACTTTCAACATGGAACTTGCCAATGGCGCCGAAGGATACATCCCACCGCCCGAGCAACATCGCCTGGGCGGTTACACGACCTGGCCGGCTCGAACAGCAGGACTGGAAGTCGAAGCAGAGCCCAAAATTGTCGAGCGCGTGTTGACGTTATTGGAGTCCGTGTCGGGAAAAGAGCGACGCGTTCTGGTCGATCCGTCGAATCCGTATTCCGAAAAAGTGACGAAAGCCCAGCCCACCGCCTATTGGCGACTGGGCGACATGGTCGCTGATCAAGCCGCCGATGCGACCGGAAATCACCCTGCGCAGTTCAACGGGGGCGTGGCCCTATACCTGCAGGGACCTGACCTGCACGCGTCCGCTGCTACCGAAGCAGGGGAATCCAGCAACCGCTGCGTTTACTTTGCCGGCGGTTCGATGCAGGCTGAGGTCGCAGATCTTCCTGACGACTACAGCCTGTCGATGTGGTTCTGGAATGGCTTACCCGCTGGCAGTGAAAATCCGTCGGCGACCTTGTTTTCAAGAGGCGAGGGTGAGGATCAACAGGCGTTGACGATTGCCAGCACCGATGATGGTCTACCCACGCTTGCCTTCCGCAACGGCGCCGCCGAACAAGATGGTTCCGAGATGCACGTGGGATCGACGCCCCTGGGCACCAAAGCCTGGCACCACGTGACCTTGGTCCGCCACGCCGACAGCGTAAAGATCTATTTAAACGGCAGCGCACAACCGGAGCTACAAACTTCGCTCCATTCAGCCCCCGCTGCGTCCGACGAATTTTTCTTTGGCAATTTCGATGGCAAGCTAGATGAAATCGCCTTGTTCGCTCGTCCGTTATCAGGTGAGGAAACGGCAGAATTCTATCGTGCTTCCAACATGAAAGCCCCCAAGATTCCGTCGAAGTCGATCGTGCAAGGTGAAAAACCGTCGGACTCCGCAGCTCTTAAACGTTACGCCGAGGAAATTCAAAAATCAAAACCGGTCGCTTTTTGGCGACTGCATGATAACAACCGTAACGCCGCAAAAGACGAACAGGCCGCCCACGACGGGACGTACGAACCGAAGTCGGGACCTCGCAAACCCGCCGCGTTGCAGCCGAATTTTTCCGGTGGCCGCATGCTGGCGAGCGTTCCAAAATTGAACGATCAATACAGCGTTGAATTCTGGTTGAACAATCAACAGCCCAACAACAACCGTCCGGTCACCGGGTATCTGTTCACCCGAGGCATCGAAGGTGCAAATGGCGCCCCCGGCGATTGTCTGGGAATCGGCGGCACGCATTCCGGCAGCGGGCGACTGTTTTTGTACAACGGCAACGAACGGGGCGAACTGGTCAGCGGCAAAACCGTACTGACAACCGATAGCTGGAACCACGTGGTCCTGGTCCGCGACGCAAACCAAGTAAAAGTTTTCCTAAATGGCGATCTTGAAATCGACGGTCCGCTAATCAAAACCTACCCCGAAGGTTGCTCGCAAATGCAGATTGGTGGGCGCAACGATAACTACGCAAATTTCCAGGGCATGATCGACGAAGTCGCGGTCTATGACCGTACGCTTTCAGCCGACGAAGTTCGAACGCACTTTGCCACCGCTGGCGCAAAACCGATTGCCCGAAAAAAGTCAGAGACTCCATCGGAACTTGAGCCTACAACCGCCGCAGCCTCCCTCAAAAAGATCCACGTGCGAGAAGGGTTCGAGGTCCAATTGGTCGCCAGCGAACCATTGGTAAAAGACCCCGTCGCCATCGACTGGGGACTGGATGGCAAATTGTGGGTTGTTGAAATGGCGGATTATCCGTTGGGCATGGACGGGGCTGGAAAACCAGGAGGCCGCATTCGTGTGCTGGAAGACCAAGACCAAGATGGCCGTTACGATTCGTCAACACTGTTTGCCGACGGACTCTCGTTTCCCAATGGGATTCTGGTCTGGGGGAACGGCGTGCTGGTTACCGCCGCGCCCGAAATCCTCTATCTGGAAGACAGCACCGGCGATGGCAAAGCCGACATCCGCCGCAGCGTCTACAGTGGATTCCTGGAAGGCAATCAGCAGCTGCGAGTCAACGGATTGCGATGGGGGCTGGACAACTGGATTCATTGTGCCAGTGGCAGTCACCACTCGGGTTACGGAAAGGGTAATCAGATTACCTCGGTACTGACTGGGCAGGCTCACCAAATCGGCAGCCGCGACTTTCGCATTCAGCCCGATACCGGTGACATCGACCCGCAGAGCGGCCCTTCGCAGTACGGCCGTAATCGTGACGACTGGGGAAACTGGTTTGGAGTGCAAAACAGTCTTCCGCTGTGGCACTATGTGTTGGCCGATCAGGACATTCGCCGCAACGCACACTTCGCTCCGCCCGATCCCAAACGGCAAGTGGTCACGCCCAGCAACCCACCGGTCTACCCCGCCGCACAGCTGCAAAAACGTTTCCACAATTTTGACCAATCGGGCCGCTTCACATCGGCTTGTTCAGCCATCATCTATCGCGACAACGTGTTGTTCCCGCGCGCTGACAATCAACAGCATGCGTTCACATGCGAACCGTTTCATAACTTGGTCCAACACAACATTATCACGGACGACGGAGTCAGTTTTAACTTTCACCGCGATCCGGCTGAAGCAGATTTCGATTTCTTTGCCAGTCAGGATCGTTGGTGCCGCCCTGTGATGGCTCGCACCGGACCAGATGGTGCGCTCTGGATCGTGGACATGTACCGCTACATGATCGAACATCCGCAATGGCTGCCTCAGAACGGCAAGGACGAATTGCTACCCTACTATCGACTTGGTGAAAACCGTGGACGTATCTATCGCATCGTCCCTACAGGAAAACTGCTCGACGCTGCTCCAATCGCAAATTCAACGGCAGGCCTGCTAGCCGCTCTGGCAAGTTCCAATGGTTGGCAACGCGATGCGGCACAACAAAACTTGGTCCGCAGGAAAGAGCCCGCTGCCGTCCCTCAGATTGAATCGATTGCAACGGCCGGTGAAACGCCGCAACAGCGACTGCAGGCCCTCTGCACACTCGATGGCATGCAAACCCTCAGCATCGATGTTTTACAGTCGGCACTGCAAGATCCCCACGCCGGAGTTCGTCGACAGGCCGTCCGGCTGGCGGCTGAACATCCTGTCGACGTCAAGCGGTTGGAACCCCTCGCGAAAGATCCGAACGCCAAGGTGCGACTACAACTGGCGGCGACGCTGGGTGCCTACGATGACTTGATGGCGGCAGAACTACTGGCTCGCTTGGCGGTTGATTCCGCCGATGAAGACTACGTCCTAGCGAACGTGATGAGCTCGCTGAACCAACGCAACATCGCCCAGGTCCTGACAGCCACGATTGCGTTATCATCCGATGCGACGGCAAGTGAACATCAACGCCGTTTACAACAACAGCTATTTGGGCAGGTCGCAGCTCTCGGCGATGCAGCTGCGATCGGTCAGGTCGTTGCGACAATCTGCGACAATGCTGGCGGCCCGCTCAAACCGTGGCAACTTTCCGGACTGGCAGATCTTCTGGACGGATTAGCGAAACGCAAATTTTCACTGAATCAGCTGGCGGCGGAGCACCAACAGTTGGTCGATAAATCGATCGCACAGGCTGGCGCATCTGTTTCGGCTGCTTCCGACCAGCTGACGCCGTTAACCGCGGCCTCGCTGCGGCTGTTGTTAAGGCAGGAGAACGTCTATACAGAGGACATGCAACGGTTAGCCAAGCTTTTGGTGCCACAGTCTGCGGTAGAACTTCAATTGGCTGTCATCGATCGCCTGGCACTCCAGGATGATCAACCGATCGCCGACGTGATGCTGGCAGGTTGGCAGTCCTATGGCCCGTCATTACGAGCAAAAGTCTTGGACGTTTTGGCCAGCCGTACACAGTGGAGCAAGGTGCTGCTAACAAGCGTTGTTGCGAAACAGATTTCCGCCGGCGAAATCAGCCCCTCGATGCGCGAGCGTCTGCTGGCGACGAAAGACACTGCACTCCGATCCGGTTGGACCAAAGCCTTCACGACGTCGGCCAGCCCCGATCGCAAACAGACCATCGAGCGTTACCAAGGTGCGTTGGAATTGACCGGCGACGTCGAACGCGGACGGAAAGTGTTTGCGACCAGCTGCGCAGCCTGCCACAAATTTGGCGGCGTCGGACACGTCGTCGGGCCTGACCTTGCCTCGATCACCGACAAGAGACCACCCACGTTGTTGGCAAACATCATGGACCCCAGCGCCGAAGTCGAAGCACGCTACCTGACCTACATCGTCGTTACGGTCGATGGTCGCGTCCACAACGGATTGCTGGCAACCGAAACCGGCAGCAGCATCACCCTGTTATCCAACGAAGGCAAAAGCGAAACGATTCTGCGGACCGAAATCGAGGAATTGCAAGCGTCAGGAAAATCGTTAATGCCCGAGGGATTAGAGAAAGATCTCTCGCCACAAGCCGTCGCCGATCTGATTGCCTTGCTAACGGAGAAATCAGAAAGCGACGACTAA
- a CDS encoding linear amide C-N hydrolase: protein MLRLFRSCLKFVLPALLTLGATAALACTGITLRPGDGSVIFARTMEFGTDLQSNVIIIPRGYSFEGTAPGDKPGMRWKSEYGIVGTNAFDEPLVADGLNEKGLHVGVFYFPGFAKYQDVKPEDADRSLAPWELSTYLLGTCSSVDEAVEAANNVLVGEVVMKKMGFVPPLHLIATDATGKSVVFEHVDGNLTTHSNQIGVMTNSPQFDWHLTNLSNYVNLTAQNSEGMDLAGKQIEALGQGSGMLGLPGDFTPPSRFVRAVAYSKAALPVKTAKEGVLQAFHILNQFDIPKGAAMANEKGNEVADYTLWTSAADLTNLRHYFRTYENSQIRMVDLKQVDFDAKDIKTISMRGEEVIPDLSKTAK, encoded by the coding sequence ATGCTCCGATTATTTCGATCTTGCTTAAAATTCGTTTTGCCCGCTCTGCTGACGCTGGGCGCTACGGCCGCCTTGGCTTGTACCGGCATTACCCTTCGGCCCGGCGACGGTTCCGTCATTTTTGCCCGGACGATGGAGTTCGGGACAGACCTCCAATCGAACGTGATCATCATCCCGAGAGGCTATTCATTTGAAGGCACGGCCCCCGGCGATAAGCCCGGCATGCGATGGAAATCCGAATACGGGATCGTCGGAACCAATGCCTTCGATGAACCACTCGTTGCTGACGGATTGAATGAAAAGGGCTTGCATGTCGGGGTGTTTTACTTCCCCGGTTTCGCCAAATACCAGGATGTGAAACCCGAGGATGCCGATCGATCGCTCGCCCCTTGGGAACTGAGCACCTACCTACTCGGTACGTGCAGCAGCGTCGATGAAGCCGTCGAAGCGGCCAACAACGTCCTCGTCGGGGAAGTCGTGATGAAAAAGATGGGCTTCGTCCCCCCCCTTCATCTGATTGCAACGGACGCCACTGGCAAGTCGGTCGTCTTCGAACACGTTGACGGAAATCTGACCACGCACTCCAATCAGATCGGCGTGATGACAAACTCGCCGCAGTTCGACTGGCACCTGACCAATCTGAGCAACTACGTCAACTTGACCGCACAAAACTCCGAGGGAATGGACTTGGCCGGGAAACAAATCGAGGCACTCGGCCAAGGAAGCGGAATGCTTGGGTTGCCGGGGGATTTCACGCCTCCGTCACGATTTGTGCGTGCCGTCGCCTATTCCAAAGCTGCGTTGCCTGTCAAAACCGCAAAAGAGGGCGTCTTACAAGCCTTCCATATTCTGAATCAGTTCGATATTCCCAAAGGGGCGGCTATGGCCAACGAAAAAGGGAATGAAGTTGCCGACTATACCCTCTGGACAAGCGCCGCGGATTTAACAAACCTGCGTCACTATTTCCGCACCTATGAAAACAGCCAGATCCGGATGGTCGACCTCAAACAGGTCGACTTCGACGCCAAGGACATCAAGACCATTTCGATGCGAGGCGAAGAGGTCATCCCAGACCTTTCGAAAACCGCAAAGTAA